One window of Atribacter laminatus genomic DNA carries:
- the coaE gene encoding dephospho-CoA kinase (Dephospho-CoA kinase (CoaE) performs the final step in coenzyme A biosynthesis.): MSKIKGSVPIIGVGGATGSGKSSVAHSFRAYNAMIIDLDRLSHDLSRKGRRLWKAVVLNFGSGFLDQKGELQRKKLGRVVFKNWKLLFLLNRISHPIFKNQLKKIILRQPPSAIVVIDGAILFEAGLIPLVDCLIFVEAPEEQRSSRLSQKGLSPDEIRSRLKSQKFISCLRRRSHIIIENNTTPEDLQKKIDFVCQIPIEKISHFDHKTG, encoded by the coding sequence ATGAGTAAAATTAAAGGATCGGTTCCTATAATCGGAGTTGGTGGAGCAACCGGCTCGGGTAAATCGTCGGTTGCACATTCATTTCGTGCATATAATGCAATGATAATTGACCTCGATCGTCTATCTCATGACCTATCTCGAAAGGGAAGGCGATTATGGAAAGCAGTGGTTCTCAATTTTGGTTCAGGATTTTTAGATCAAAAAGGAGAGTTGCAGCGAAAAAAACTGGGAAGAGTGGTTTTTAAAAACTGGAAATTGCTTTTTCTGCTCAATCGGATTAGTCATCCCATCTTTAAAAACCAATTAAAAAAAATTATTCTTCGCCAACCTCCCTCAGCGATAGTTGTTATTGATGGTGCCATATTATTTGAAGCCGGTCTCATTCCTCTGGTTGATTGTTTAATATTTGTTGAAGCACCTGAAGAACAGAGGTCATCTCGTCTTTCTCAAAAAGGATTGTCTCCGGATGAAATCCGTTCTCGCTTGAAAAGCCAGAAATTTATTTCTTGTTTACGACGAAGATCTCATATTATCATCGAGAATAATACCACACCTGAAGACCTTCAAAAAAAAATAGATTTTGTCTGTCAAATTCCCATTGAAAAAATATCTCATTTCGACCATAAAACCGGGTGA